A window of Salvelinus alpinus chromosome 31, SLU_Salpinus.1, whole genome shotgun sequence contains these coding sequences:
- the LOC139561406 gene encoding protein mono-ADP-ribosyltransferase PARP14-like isoform X4, with translation MAVYKYPVFFEVHSLDPAQKEKIEKYFQVRRKSGGGDCGRIHNVGDNVYKIAFIDRTVQERVLQKPNHVLEMPGGPLSLTLRDSLETPPTTTSPVSSQSHQSLPFHPSLPVQTSPPGGLEHELHLDSYLLRYLKESPGAGRDLQQQLSSLGCSVHLYPEDGRAVVRGSGQAGSCGDGVEPWKAQVERLFKQLQERYKCHFEVDPRKLQTLLQSSTLGSEDVRVYCEAGEGFAVVVGEGPEVQAKLKELEAFQSQGLSSWKQEKTSTTCQLGQSKLRLLGKVIEKDLGEVVPGVKMTRGDSGQLELMGSASEVWTARKLVTDKISLVLERVVPEVSLHLLSFLREQYGRPGNLSSLLGLGHHVEVELGDTELRLFSLSSGKLDQAEKDLLVEFGEDKIDMPNGALLVELKSKLETKVKEMNQSRCQVVARFGPGCRVQLLGHLKQVQELREEIGAFLKDQSSVRVVGRPQQNHGGAVGEAGAGPRPNETVAATSYHLQGGLHVVVCQGDITKERADALVNAADENLDHAVGVAAALSRAGGPEVQRASRDLVRQIGRVPTGTVVETTGGNLPCKMLLHAVGPVGGSVGGNERPLLEKTVKAALDLAETLELQTLAMPCISSGIFGVPLKVCSEAIVSAVRDFGRKQHILTKVTLIDMSGEAVRAMQEACDRLLQGKREFPGWEVESSTTTTTTHAPQRDTTAASTRGTAAPEVCVQVEIIHGTIEKQEVDALVSPMVGSDPLSSRIGNVLSEAAGPALMTAFLRESGGQTAPGDNVLVERLSGLSSGRVFFLSCAHWDNNPQGPAVQALRQGVRKILTACEIRGFCSIALPVVGTGEVLQFPHNVATQVLLEEVRRYEQNRASRTPFLVRIVVHPNDRDSTKLFKLPRMLCISEGSYMALDQSKTSGLCCLV, from the exons ATGGCAGTTTACAAATACCCCGTTTTCTTCGAGGTTCACAGTCTGGATCCAGCACAGAAAGAGAAGATAGAAAAGTACTTTCAGGTTCGCCGTAAATCTGGTGGTGGAGACTGCGGACGGATACACAATGTTGGTGACAACGTTTACAAGATCGCATTTATTGACCGGACAG TCCAGGAGAGGGTACTTCAGAAACCTAATCATGTGTTGGAGATGCCTGGAggacctctctccctcactctgagagacagccTGGAGACTCCACCCACAACAACCTCCCCAGTCAGCAGTCAG AGTCACCAGTCCCTCccattccatccctccctccctgtccagaCATCGCCACCCGGTGGCCTAGAGCATGAACTCCATCTAGACTCCTACCTCCTGAGATACCTGAAGGAGAGCCCTGGGGCTGGAAGAGACCTGCAGCAGCAGCTGTCCTCTCTGGGCTGCTCTGTCCACCTCTACCCAGAGGACGGGAGGGCAGTGGTCAGAGGCTCAGGCCAAGCTGGGTCATGTGGAGATGGGGTGGAACCATGGAAGGCACAGGTAGAGAGACTGTTCAAACAGCTCCAGGAGCGGTACAAATGCCACTTTGAGGTAGACCCACGTAAGCTCCAGACTCTGCTGCAGAGCAGTACCCTGGGTTCGGAGGATGTGAGGGTTTACTGCGAAGCAGGGGAAGGGTTTGCGGTGGTGGTTGGGGAGGGGCCCGAGGTCCAGGCCAAGCTGAAGGAGCTTGAGGCCTTCCAGTCTCAGGGTCTGAGCTCCTGGAAGCAGGAGAAGACCAGCACCACCTGTCAACTTGGACAGTCCAAGCTCCGTCTTCTAGGGAAAGTGATAGAGAAAGATCTAGGTGAGGTTGTTCCAGGGGTGAAGATGACACGCGGTGACTCCGGCCAGCTGGAGCTGATGGGTTCAGCAAGTGAAGTCTGGACAGCCAGAAAGTTGGTTACAGATAAGATCTCTCTGGTGCTGGAGCGGGTGGTGCCTGAGGTGTCCCTCCACCTCCTGTCCTTCCTGAGAGAGCAGTATGGGAGGCCTGGGAACCTGAGCAGTTTGCTGGGGTTGGGACACCATGTGGAGGTAGAGCTGGGGGATACAGAGCTCCgtctgttctccctctcctccgGGAAACTGGACCAAGCTGAGAAGGATCTCCTAGTGGAGTTTGGGGAGGATAAGATTGACATGCCCAACGGTGCCCTCCTGGTTGAACTGAAGTCCAAACTTGAGACAAAGGTGAAGGAGATGAACCAGAGCAGATGCCAGGTGGTAGCCAGGTTTGGTCCTGGGTGTAGAGTGCAGCTGCTTGGCCACCTGAAGCAGGTTCAGGAGCTGAGGGAGGAAATTGGGGCCTTTCTGAAAGACCAGTCCAGTGTTAGAGTTGTGGGACGTCCTCAACAGAACCATGGTGGCGCAGTCGGTGAAGCAGGCGCCGGACCAAGACCTAACGAGACGGTCGCAGCCACCAGCTATCACCTCCAGGGGGGGCTGCATGTAGTTGTTTGTCAGGGTGACATCACCAAGGAACGGGCAGACGCACTGGTGAACGCAGCCGATGAGAATCTGGATCACGCTGTGGGCGTGGCTGCAGCTCTGAGCCGGGCAGGGGGGCCTGAGGTACAGCGGGCCAGCAGGGATCTGGTTAGGCAGATAGGGAGAGTACCCACAGGTACAGTGGTAGAGACTACAGGAGGGAATCTGCCTTGTAAGATGCTGCTGCATGCAGTGGGACCAGTAGGGGGCAGCGTAGGTGGGAATGAGCGCCCTCTGCTGGAGAAGACAGTAAAGGCAGCCCTGGATCTGGCAGAGACCCTGGAGCTCCAGACCCTGGCCATGCCCTGCATCAGCTCAGGGATATTCGGCGTTCCTCTTAAGGTGTGTTCTGAGGCCATAGTCTCTGCAGTGAGGGACTTTGGGAGGAAACAGCACATCCTTACCAAGGTCACTCTGATTGATATGAGTGGAGAGGCAGTGAGAGCCATGCAGGAGGCCTGTGATAGGCTGTTACAGGGGAAGAGGGAGTTTCCTGGGTGGGAGGTAGAGTCcagcaccaccactaccactacacatGCTCCTCAGAGAGACACCACTGCTGCCTCCACCAGGGGAACAGCCGCTCCAGAGGTCTGTGTCCAGGTGGAGATCATCCATGGAACCATAGAGAAACAGGAg gtGGATGCCCTGGTGTCCCCCATGGTTGGTAGCGACCCTCTCTCCTCCCGTATTGGTAATGTCTTGTCTGAGGCAGCTGGACCGGCGCTGATGACAGCATTTCTGAGGGAATCAGGGGGACAGACTGCACCTGGTGACAACGTCCTGGTGGAGAGACtgtctggtctcagctctggCCGTGTCTTCTTCCTCAGCTGTGCACACTGGGACAACAACCCCCAAGGACCAGCTGTACAG gCTCTGAGGCAAGGTGTGAGGAAAATTCTGACTGCTTGTGAGATCCGGGGCTTCTGTTCCATTGCGTTACCTGTAGTTGGAACTGGTGAGGTTCTCCAGTTCCCTCACAATGTGGCAACGCAGGTTCTGCTAGAAGAGGTCCGTAGGTATGAACAGAACCGAGCGAGCAGAACCCCCTTCCTTGTCCGCATTGTCGTCCATCCCAATGACAGAGATTCTACCAAG CTTTTCAAACTACCCAGAATGCTTTGCATCTCAGAGGGTTCATATATGGCGCTCGACCAGAGCAAG ACATCAGGATTGTGCTGCTTGGTATAA